Within Runella rosea, the genomic segment GAAAGTCGTCGGGTATTGTACGATGAAGTCGCTGGGTATTCGTGGGGGCCACTCAAAACGGAAGGCAAATCGGACGCTGACCCCGAAAAAACCGAAAATATCCAAGCCTACAATGCCTGGGCGGGTGAGCATGAGCACGTTATGTCGAAATCATTGTTTTGCGGCGGTACCACGTGGCCGGGCGTAGTTTTGGCCGAAGACCAAATCGCCTTGGATATTTTAAGTATGCGTCCCGAAGTAGACAAGAACCGCATCGGTTGCGCAGGACTGTCGGGTGGTGGATTGCGGACGGCGTACTTGGGTGGGTTGGATGCGCGCATCAAATGCGCGGTTTGCGTGGGTTTTATGTCGACCTGGGATGATTTTATTTTGTACAAATCGTACACGCACACGTGGATGCTGTACGTGCCGTTGTTGCCCAATTATTTAGACTTCCCCGAGATTTTAGGGATACGGGCGCCGTTGCCAACGATGGTGCAAAACAACAACGACGATGACTTATTTACGTTGCCCGAAATGAAAAAAGCCGACACCCAACTCCGTGAAATCTTTGCCAAAGCGGGAGCCATTGAAAAATACCAAGGGAAGTTTTATGATGGTGAACATAAGTTTGACCAACCGATGCAAAAAGACGCGTTTGAGTGGTTTGATAGATGGCTATCCTAAAAAAACGTAGACTTGCCAATAACCTTCTACTTCCCTAAAACCTATCATGAAAATTGTCTTTTCTTTCTTCTGCGCGTTCATCGTTCACTTCGCGTCTTTGGCGCAAACTCTGGCGTTGTTACCCC encodes:
- a CDS encoding dienelactone hydrolase family protein; translated protein: MAASFAVLPDAMNVSLGNHVLTTNIETMATQKSLIGTYGEWAASLVKNIPALSFRHAKWNNVKTWQKEALAKTNELIFKPDLGKTPTVKVEKKYAYDGLDIEELSWQLPYGRPTKAYLLKPQGATKPLPAILALHDHGGNKYFGKRKIVRLSDEMHPLLVEHQEHYYGGKAWANELAKRGYVVLVHDTFAFESRRVLYDEVAGYSWGPLKTEGKSDADPEKTENIQAYNAWAGEHEHVMSKSLFCGGTTWPGVVLAEDQIALDILSMRPEVDKNRIGCAGLSGGGLRTAYLGGLDARIKCAVCVGFMSTWDDFILYKSYTHTWMLYVPLLPNYLDFPEILGIRAPLPTMVQNNNDDDLFTLPEMKKADTQLREIFAKAGAIEKYQGKFYDGEHKFDQPMQKDAFEWFDRWLS